The genome window TTCGCCGAAAGTCCAATATAGTTGCTATTTGCTGCGCCTAAGTAAGTACTGGTTGAAAATCCGTTTACAAGCTTTCCAGTGGGCCCCTCGGATTGAAACCAGGATGAACCTTTAACATTTTGAATAAAAGTACCTTGCGCATTAAATACTATATTTCCATTCCCCGCTGTCTGGTCATTTGCATTAAGCGTTATATCACCGTCGTTAGCTGTTAAAGTAATTCCGGTGGAATTGGGCTCGGGCGCAGCAGCGTTGGACGAAACATCGGACGTGATATTGATCGCGCCATCGGTGGTCATGGTTACACCGTCGGCAGACGGTCCGGTGAAATTATAGGTTCCATCCTGTTCCGGCGTAGTTTGCTGTTGCTGCTGCCTGGCAAGATTCGTCGGCATTTCTCCGCTCTGCCACATCTGCTGTACTCCCTGCCATTGCGCCTTGGGCGGCGGCGCCTGCCATTGCTGCGGCATGCCGGATCTTGCTTTCGATGTGTACGAATAATTCGCCGTACTCGGATCGAATCCGACCGAGCCCAAGCACAGCGAGGTATTGCCGCTCGGCGTTTTGAACAGCATATGCTGCTTACCGGCTTCGTCATGCAGCGTGATTTCGTTGCCGCCCGCGGTGCGGATACGCGACTGTTTTTGATTGACGTTGGTCACCACATTCGGGTTGACCGAGTTCGGCACCGCACCCATGATCACCGGCTGATCCGGATCGCCGTTGACGAACGACAGCAGCACTTCGGTGCCTTTCAGCAGCGGGAAATGCATCCGTGGTCGCTACCCGCGTACGGTGTCGCCATGCGGATCCACGCCGACCCGCGGTAGTCCGACTTCTTGGACATCGCAAACGGCACCTGCACCTTGTATTCGCCGTATTGGTTCAATTCGGCGTATTGACCGCTGCCTTCCGCGTCGATAAACGCATTGATCGTGCCGATGATGCGCGGCCACGGATGCCGCTCTTCCGGGCGGAACTGCACATCGTCGGGTATCGCGGTAAAATCGGCCAGGTAGAAATCGCTGATCTTCTGCTTCGTATCGATACCCAGTCCATCCAGCAGCAGCCCCGCCTGCGAGCCGCGATGCGTCGCTTCTGTCAGTAGATAGCGGCGGTTAAAGCTGTTGCGCGGATGGCCGGCTAATCGCACGAAATGTCCGCAGCGCAGGCCGGTGGCGGTGCTGCTGCCGAAATAGCGGACGGCGCGGCAGCGCAGCGACTCGGCGGCAATCTTGGCGCGCTGTTCGATATCCATGACGCTTTTCAGCTTCCGGCCGAAAAAGTGCATCTCGCCGATTCCCGTTTCAGGGTCAACCGGTGCTGTGCCTTTTAATTCCTGACTGGCGCGGTGGGCGCTGAAGTCGCGAATCACCACATGTTTGGGCTGATTTTGCGCGACCTGCCGCAAGCGCTGGCAGCGGCGCTTTTGCGTGCTTTGCGCATCCAGCTCGCCGGCCGGCTGGTAGTGCAGTGTCGTCGCTTCGTCCTTATGCGCGGTGCGAAGGTCGGTGAACACTGCTTTTTCCTGACCGCCGGTGTTCTCGTACCACCAGTAGACGCCGAGCCGCTCGGCCCAGCGCGATATGAAAGTCAGGTAGCTTTCGCGGTACTGGCAGATATACTCCAGTTTCGGCGCGTTGGCGCTGTCCGAGGACAAGC of Candidatus Methylospira mobilis contains these proteins:
- a CDS encoding type VI secretion system Vgr family protein — translated: MFVATQLAGQNRLFSFEAVKCPKDAFFVVQFEGEEALSALYRFELLLASKDSDIDAGALIGTAAHFSLSDGVVDGQPATYQGLIQEFSYEYESGGWTFYQAILVPVLWKLETFVLSEVYLDKSRPEIFNTVLENAGMRRNDFEMRLSSDSANAPKLEYICQYRESYLTFISRWAERLGVYWWYENTGGQEKAVFTDLRTAHKDEATTLHYQPAGELDAQSTQKRRCQRLRQVAQNQPKHVVIRDFSAHRASQELKGTAPVDPETGIGEMHFFGRKLKSVMDIEQRAKIAAESLRCRAVRYFGSSTATGLRCGHFVRLAGHPRNSFNRRYLLTEATHRGSQAGLLLDGLGIDTKQKISDFYLADFTAIPDDVQFRPEERHPWPRIIGTINAFIDAEGSGQYAELNQYGEYKVQVPFAMSKKSDYRGSAWIRMATPYAGSDHGCISRC